In Chromatiales bacterium 21-64-14, the genomic window CCTGGACCGCCACCTGCGCGCGAGCTTCGGAATTTTTACCGGAGAGGCGACGAATTGGGCCGTGCTGCGCTTCACTCCCGAACGCGCCCGCTGGGTCGCCGACGAGCGCTGGCACCCCGACCAGGTTGGCCAGTGGCTCGGGGAGACCTACGAGTTGCAGATCCCGTACTCCGACCCGCGCGAACTGCTGCTGGATATCCTCAAATACGGCCCCGATGTCGAGGTGGTCGCCCCCGAGCCGCTGCGGGTGCTCGTGGCCGAGCGGCTGCACGAGGCGTCAGCGCAGTATCAATCCACTCCCGGGGGGAGTGCCATAAAGGCCGCCGGGGATGCTTCATAGGAAACGGGGGACCGGGGCCCCGGCGGCGGGGAAATTGGCCGCAGGCTCAATCCCTGAGCCACCGCCAGTGGTACAAGATGGGAAAACGCAGCGCAGCACCAGATCGGGGAGGGCAGCATGCAGCACAGATCGATCCTACGGGCCCCGCATCGAGAATGCGGCAGCGGCGTACCTGCCGGACCACGGCCGACGGATTGAGGCCCGTATGGTGGGGTTGAGGAGCGATCCCAACCCGTGGAAGCGGGTGCGGTATATCGCTCGCGTGGCGACCTGAACACCTAATCGAATGGAATCTTTCCAGCGCCTGCCCCCGCCCTAATTCGCGCATACGAGAGCAATTCATGGAATATCAAGAGTTTTTTACGACCGTCACCGAAGGGAAGAGCCCCTTCCCTTACCAGGTCAAGCTAGCCGAGTCGGACTGGCCGGAAATGGTGAACATCCCGACCGGCATGGGCAAGACGGCAGCGGTTACGCTGGCTTGGCTGTACAAACGCGGCTGGCGGCAAGGCGGGCGAACCGTGGCGTCGGATGCCGCCACTCCACGCCGTCTCGTCTGGTGCCTGCCTATGCGGGTGCTGGTAGAGCAGACTGAGCGTACCATCCGCGACTCCCTTGGGACGCTGGGCGTCGATGGTGCGGCTGGCGATGGCAAGGTCTCCGTTCATGTCTTGATGGGTGGTGCCAACGACCTGAAAACCTGGGTCGAATATCCCGAGGAGGACATGATCCTGATCGGCACCCAGGACATGCTGTTGTCACGGGCATTGATGCGCGGCTATGGCATGAGCCGTTATCAGTGGCCGGTGCATTTCTCCCTTCTGCACAATGACTGCCTGTGGGTATTCGACGAGGTGCAGTTGATGGGCGCGGGGTTGGCGACCTCGACGCAACTGGAGGCCTTTCGCCGCAGCTTTCCTCTCGCCAGAAACAGCCGTTCCCTTTGGCTGTCCGCCACGCTCAATCCGCAATGGTTGGCCACGGTGGACTTGAAGCCTTACATGGACTCACTGCGTTCGCTGACCATTGACGAAGACGATCGCAAGCGTGCCGGCGAGAGACTCGAAGCCGTCAAGCACGTCTCTACCGCCCCACTCCGTTTGGGCAAGGACGCCGGCAACAAGAAGGGCCTGGATACCTATCTGCAGGCGCTACGCGCTGAGATTCTTCAGGCCCACGACCCCTCGACACAGACACTGGTGATCCTGAACCGCGTAGACCGCGCACAAGGGCTGTACCGTCTGATCCGTGAGCGTCGCCCGACGCACGGGGATTTGCTGATTCACGGGCGGTTCCGCGCGGCCGAGCGCGCCAAACAGACCTGGCGTTTGCGGGAGGAATCCGCTGCCGACCGCATCGTCATCGCCACCCAGGCCATCGAGGCGGGGGTGGACGTCTCATCCCGCGTGCTAGTGACCGAACTGGCGCCTTGGTCTTCTATGGTGCAGCGTTTTGGCCGCTGCAATCGTTACGGCGAACACAATCACGGCGGTGCGCGCATCCTCTGGGTGGATATCGAGGATGATAAGGACCTGACGCTTCCCTACGACACTGAAGCACTGTCCTTCTCACGCGCCAAGCTGAACGGGCTGGGCAGCGCCGCCCCGCAAAGCCTTCCGTCAACCGATACGGCGCGCCCGCTTACCGCCGTCCTGCGCCGCAAGGATCTGCTCGATCTGTTCAATACCGACCCCGATCTGTCCGGTTTCGACGTGGATGTGTCCGACTACATCCGCGACAGCGGCACGCCAGGCGTGCAGGTGTTCTGGCGCGACTTCAAGGACGATCCCAATATCCCCGACCTTCAGGGAAGGCCGGATCGCCGAGAGCTGTGCCCCGTATCCATCGGGCAGGCGAGAGATTTCGCCAAGCGCAAGGACACCATGCTTTGGCGCTGGGATGCGCTCGATGAGCGTTGGGTCAAGCTGGAACGCGATCCGCGCCCAGGCGTGACGTTGTTGCTCCGCGCTGCCGACGGCGGTTACGACGAGGCAATCGGCTTTGACGCCACCATCAGGAAGCCGCCTGTCCCAGCCTTGTCGGCGGAGACACCTTCGCCGCAAGACGCTTACGGCGAGGACTGGCGATCACAGCAGCCGAAGGCCGTGGTGTTGTCCGAACACCTCGGCCATGTCGCCCGGCACGCCGCCGACCTGTGCGCGAAGGTGGGCGAGACGGCGCACAGCGGCCTTGTTGTCCGCGCCGGACGTTGGCACGACCTCGGCAAGGCGCACCCGGTGTTCCAAGCGTCAATGTATCGCTGCAAGGGCAAGGAAGCAGTCGCCGAAGCCCTACTCGCTAAGTCTGACTGTCCCGGCCGGATGCGCCACGAACGCAAGTTTTTCCGTCACGAGCTTGCCTCCATGCTCGCGTGGCTCGATCAGCATGACGGCGAGGTTGACGCCGACCCCATTGCCTATCTGATTGCTGCTCACCATGGCAAGGTCCGCATGAGCCTGCGCGCTATGCCCACAGAAGAGACGGACGAGGGCGTCAAGCGCTTCGCCCGCGGTGTCTGGGAAGGCGACACCTTGCCGGATCTCAACTTCGACGGCGAGCACAGCCGCGAGACCACGCTCAAATTGGCGTTGATGGAGATCGGCGAGGGCGAACAGGGCCCGTCATGGACCGAACGCACCCTGAAGCTGCTGGATTACTACGGCCCGTTCCAGTTGGCATGGCTGGAAACCCTGGTGCGTTTGGCCGACTGGCGCGCTTCGGCCGAAGAGCAGCAGCCATGAAGCTTGCCGCCTTCGACGCCGTCGCAAACGCACTGGACGCCGCGTGCGTGCGCTACCTCGTGGCCGGTGGCCTTGCCGTCAACGCGCATGGCTATGTCCGCCTTACCCTGGATATTGATCTGGTGATCGCGCTGGACGCCGGAAATATCCATCAGGCGTTCCACGCCCTGGCGGGGATCGGTTACCGCCCGACCGTGCCGATCGACGCGGACGCGTTTGCACGATCTGAGCAGCGCCAACTCTGGCGGGAAGAAAAGGGCATGCAGGTGCTCAATTTTCAAAGCGACGGCTTCCCCGGCACTTCAGTAGATGTATTCGTTTACGAACCGTTCGATTTCGCAAATGAGTACGAGGTCGCCATGCGTGGCGAACTGTTGCCGGGTATCCACGTGCGCTTCGTGACCATCCCCACCCTCATCCGCATGAAACAGACGGCCGGACGCCCACGCGACCTGGACGACATCCAGCACCTCAAGTGGCTGCAGGAGAATCCCGATGAGTGACAACCAACGCCCCGTCGACTGGAGCAGGACCACATTTGACGGCAGCCGCCGCGACCAGCTCCGGCAGGCGCAACGCATGACGGTGCGCCAGCGTCTGGAAGCGCTGGACCAACTGACGGAGCTGTCCGAACGCCTGCAAGCCATGCCACGGCAAGCCCCCCGACCCGGTGCAGCCCGTGGCGTACATGAACCACCGGCCAGTTACGAAACCGAAAGCTCTCGTAACGACATCGTGCTCGACGGCTGCACACCTACGCCACTGGCGAACTATCTCAAGGCCCTCGGCGTGTTGCGCCTGCTGTCGGTCAGTGATCCGCAGGCGCGCGGCTTCTGGCGCGACGATCGCTTCGTGCTGCGCACCGCGTTGGATCGCGGAGCCATCGAACGGTTCTTCCTGTACGACTATAATCCAACTCCCATCATGGCACCATGGAACGGTGGCAGCGGGTTTTATGAAAAGGATAATAAAACCGCGCTGGAAGTTATTCGGAAAACGCCAGAGCCGCGTTACAAGAACTATCAATCGTGTCTTGATGTCGTGGACCGTGCGTTGGCTGGCTTCGATCGGAGTGCCAGCCCCAAAGGCGATGAAAAGGCCGTGCTGCTGGCTCGCATCCGCAGTCAGCTCCCAGATGATGCATTGTGCTGGTTCGATGCATCGGTGTTGCTCTCCGATGACTCACCCGCATACCCACCGCTGCTGGGAACTGGTGGCAACGATGGGCGGCTTGACTTCACCAATAACTTTATGCAACGCCTGACAGATGTTCTGCCTTCGGAGCAGGGAGCGGCACGGGAAGAATCCAGCCATTGGCTGGCAACGGCTTTGTTCGCTGAAACTGCTCCTGTGCTCATCAAGAACGCCATCGGACAGTTTTCTCCAGGCCAGGCAGGCGGTCCCAATGCCGGTGTTGGCTTCGAGGCCGATGCGGCTATCAATCCGTGGGACTTTGTGTTGATGATCGAAGGGGCCCTGTCTTTCGCGGCTGCCGCAGTACGCCGTAATGCTGACGATCCGGCTGGTGTGTTGAGCTATCCGTTCACGGTACGCGCTGTGGGTGCTGGATCCGGAACCCTGGGTGAAGGCGATACGGCCAACGCGCGCGGCGAGTTGTGGATGCCTCTCTGGTCGCAGCCTGCCACCTATGCTGAAATACGCGCACTGATGGCCGAAGGTCGTGTCGCGTTGGGTAAGAGACCGGCGCGTGACGCCCTCGATTTCGTCCGTGCTGTGCAGCATTTCGGTGGATATCGCGGAATCAGAAGTTTTCAGCGCTTCGGTCTGTTGATGCGTTCCGGCAAGGCATACTTGGCGACCCCCTTATCGTGCGTGGAAGTCAGTGACGAACCACCATCGCGCTGGCTGGATGATCTGGACCGCAATCACTGGTTGGACCGCTTCCGTCAATTAGCCCGTGGCGACAACATCGCGAACCGTTTTCTGGTGTTGCGAAAACGCCTGGAAGACAGGTTTTTCGGTCTTTCGGGACGCCAGCCGAGCAAGGCTGAGGCGCAATCGCTGCTGGTTCTACTGGGGCAAATCCAGTTCGCGCTTTCGAATAGTCCTAAAGCACATAACGACGTGCGACCTATTCCCAGGCTTTCCGATCAATGGGTCGTAGCCGCCGACGATGGCACCCCCGCTTTCCGCATCGCCAAGGCGCTGGCCGGTCTCCGTGGCGTCGGTGAAGAGCCCTTGCCGCTGCGTGCGCAACTTTTCCAGGTGGAGCGCAAGTACAACGAATGGATGACTCCGGATGCCAAGGAAAAGGCCCGCCTCTATACCGGACAGAAAGGCCGGCTGATCGACACCCTGCGTGCCTTGCTGGAACGCCGTTTGAGGTTTTCGGAAAAGCTGGAGATGCGGGACAAGCCGTTGGACAGTGCCGCCGGCGTTACGCTGGACGACGTCAACGCCTTCCTGCGCGATGACGCCATGGATGAACGCATTGCGGCACTGCTACCAGGACTTTCGCTCTGTGAGATCCCGCGGGATCTTGAGGGCGGGGCCGGTACGGGCGTCGTTCCTGCGGCGTTCGCCCTGCTGAAACTGAGCTTGACACCGGACCGCACCTTGCGGTCGCTGGGTTTACTGCCCGAAAACATGCACCTGAATGTGCCTGCCGGCATGTTGGCGCAGCTCGCCGCGGGCAACCACGGCAATCGCGCGGTGCAGACCGCGTGGCGGCGGCTACGCGCTTCGGGGCTCGCCCCCATCGTCAGCCTTGATGCTCTGCCCGCAGAGCACAGTTTTTCCCCGTTGCGGGGGAGCGCCGCTTTGCTGATTCCGCTGCGT contains:
- a CDS encoding type I-U CRISPR-associated protein Csx17 — protein: MSDNQRPVDWSRTTFDGSRRDQLRQAQRMTVRQRLEALDQLTELSERLQAMPRQAPRPGAARGVHEPPASYETESSRNDIVLDGCTPTPLANYLKALGVLRLLSVSDPQARGFWRDDRFVLRTALDRGAIERFFLYDYNPTPIMAPWNGGSGFYEKDNKTALEVIRKTPEPRYKNYQSCLDVVDRALAGFDRSASPKGDEKAVLLARIRSQLPDDALCWFDASVLLSDDSPAYPPLLGTGGNDGRLDFTNNFMQRLTDVLPSEQGAAREESSHWLATALFAETAPVLIKNAIGQFSPGQAGGPNAGVGFEADAAINPWDFVLMIEGALSFAAAAVRRNADDPAGVLSYPFTVRAVGAGSGTLGEGDTANARGELWMPLWSQPATYAEIRALMAEGRVALGKRPARDALDFVRAVQHFGGYRGIRSFQRFGLLMRSGKAYLATPLSCVEVSDEPPSRWLDDLDRNHWLDRFRQLARGDNIANRFLVLRKRLEDRFFGLSGRQPSKAEAQSLLVLLGQIQFALSNSPKAHNDVRPIPRLSDQWVVAADDGTPAFRIAKALAGLRGVGEEPLPLRAQLFQVERKYNEWMTPDAKEKARLYTGQKGRLIDTLRALLERRLRFSEKLEMRDKPLDSAAGVTLDDVNAFLRDDAMDERIAALLPGLSLCEIPRDLEGGAGTGVVPAAFALLKLSLTPDRTLRSLGLLPENMHLNVPAGMLAQLAAGNHGNRAVQTAWRRLRASGLAPIVSLDALPAEHSFSPLRGSAALLIPLRYSATAALARNALASVRREIETA
- a CDS encoding CRISPR-associated helicase/endonuclease Cas3, which translates into the protein MEYQEFFTTVTEGKSPFPYQVKLAESDWPEMVNIPTGMGKTAAVTLAWLYKRGWRQGGRTVASDAATPRRLVWCLPMRVLVEQTERTIRDSLGTLGVDGAAGDGKVSVHVLMGGANDLKTWVEYPEEDMILIGTQDMLLSRALMRGYGMSRYQWPVHFSLLHNDCLWVFDEVQLMGAGLATSTQLEAFRRSFPLARNSRSLWLSATLNPQWLATVDLKPYMDSLRSLTIDEDDRKRAGERLEAVKHVSTAPLRLGKDAGNKKGLDTYLQALRAEILQAHDPSTQTLVILNRVDRAQGLYRLIRERRPTHGDLLIHGRFRAAERAKQTWRLREESAADRIVIATQAIEAGVDVSSRVLVTELAPWSSMVQRFGRCNRYGEHNHGGARILWVDIEDDKDLTLPYDTEALSFSRAKLNGLGSAAPQSLPSTDTARPLTAVLRRKDLLDLFNTDPDLSGFDVDVSDYIRDSGTPGVQVFWRDFKDDPNIPDLQGRPDRRELCPVSIGQARDFAKRKDTMLWRWDALDERWVKLERDPRPGVTLLLRAADGGYDEAIGFDATIRKPPVPALSAETPSPQDAYGEDWRSQQPKAVVLSEHLGHVARHAADLCAKVGETAHSGLVVRAGRWHDLGKAHPVFQASMYRCKGKEAVAEALLAKSDCPGRMRHERKFFRHELASMLAWLDQHDGEVDADPIAYLIAAHHGKVRMSLRAMPTEETDEGVKRFARGVWEGDTLPDLNFDGEHSRETTLKLALMEIGEGEQGPSWTERTLKLLDYYGPFQLAWLETLVRLADWRASAEEQQP